One genomic segment of Blastopirellula marina includes these proteins:
- a CDS encoding DEAD/DEAH box helicase yields MTDSLETISHDLNIKTEVISLGWTAALARAPQVTITSENFKAERPKAVSLTCSGPKIGVKSFVFPEAPAWLQALEKKSPPKKEATTEPAAEGEAQRKPKAKRVTHIRPPGDVIKLEDRLYYLLQPSLESLVSSGAMEFPFEPFPYQFEGIAFLYPRHAAVMADEMGLGKTMQSISTMRMLLRAGEIRSVLLVCPKPLVSNWKREFSLWAPEIPISVIEGDSAKRSWLWRDNQTPVKIANYELLMRDQELVSEEGGLHFDLVVLDEAQRIKNTASTTAEIAKGIPRTRSWALTGTPIENSTDDLVGVFEFLAPGLLTKGMNIKAMSSTAGEYIIRRTKDLVMTDMPPRLYRDAELQLLPAQQEAYEIAEKEGIVRLEDMGQELTVQHVFELVLRLKQICNFDPLTGESAKMDQLKADLEEVAASGKKAILFSQWTRTIQEIRKHVEPFGPLEYHGKVPHKQREGVIDQFKHDPSKHVILMSYGAGSVGLNLQFCEYVFLFDRWWNPAIEDQAINRAHRIGAAGAVTISRYLAVGTIEDRINKVLEEKRELFNTLFSETGEPKKVGFSKDEIFGLFDLRSPKGPIRFAA; encoded by the coding sequence TTGACTGATTCTCTCGAAACGATCTCGCATGATCTGAACATCAAAACCGAGGTCATCTCACTTGGCTGGACGGCGGCGCTGGCTCGTGCGCCGCAAGTGACTATTACGTCCGAAAACTTCAAGGCAGAACGCCCCAAGGCTGTTTCGCTGACCTGTAGCGGTCCCAAGATTGGCGTGAAGAGCTTTGTCTTCCCCGAGGCACCAGCGTGGCTTCAGGCCTTGGAAAAGAAGTCCCCTCCCAAGAAAGAGGCCACCACCGAGCCGGCTGCCGAAGGAGAAGCCCAGCGGAAGCCAAAGGCCAAGCGGGTCACGCACATTCGCCCGCCTGGCGATGTCATCAAGCTGGAGGATCGTCTGTATTACTTGCTTCAGCCGTCGCTCGAATCGCTGGTATCCAGCGGGGCGATGGAATTTCCCTTCGAGCCGTTCCCGTATCAGTTTGAAGGGATCGCGTTTCTCTATCCGCGGCATGCGGCCGTCATGGCCGACGAGATGGGACTCGGCAAAACGATGCAGTCGATCAGCACGATGCGGATGCTGCTCCGAGCCGGCGAGATCCGTAGCGTACTGTTGGTTTGTCCCAAGCCGTTGGTTTCTAACTGGAAACGTGAGTTCAGCCTGTGGGCTCCTGAGATTCCGATCAGCGTGATCGAAGGGGACTCGGCCAAACGAAGCTGGCTATGGCGAGACAACCAAACGCCGGTGAAAATCGCTAATTACGAACTGCTGATGCGCGACCAGGAACTGGTCAGCGAAGAAGGGGGACTCCATTTCGACCTGGTCGTACTGGACGAGGCCCAACGCATCAAGAACACGGCCAGCACGACGGCCGAGATCGCCAAGGGGATTCCCCGCACGCGAAGCTGGGCCCTGACCGGTACCCCCATCGAGAACAGCACCGACGACCTGGTGGGCGTGTTCGAGTTCCTGGCACCTGGTCTGCTGACTAAAGGCATGAACATCAAAGCCATGAGTTCCACGGCCGGCGAGTACATCATTCGTCGCACCAAAGACCTGGTGATGACCGATATGCCGCCGCGGCTTTATCGCGACGCCGAACTCCAACTTTTGCCTGCCCAGCAGGAAGCGTACGAAATTGCCGAGAAAGAGGGAATCGTGCGGCTGGAAGACATGGGGCAGGAACTGACCGTGCAGCACGTTTTCGAGCTGGTGTTGCGGCTTAAGCAGATCTGCAACTTCGATCCCCTGACCGGCGAAAGCGCCAAGATGGATCAGCTGAAAGCCGACCTGGAAGAGGTGGCCGCCAGCGGTAAGAAGGCCATCCTGTTCAGCCAATGGACACGCACGATCCAAGAGATTCGTAAGCACGTCGAACCGTTCGGACCGCTCGAGTACCACGGCAAAGTCCCGCACAAGCAGCGGGAAGGGGTGATCGATCAGTTCAAGCACGACCCCTCGAAGCACGTTATTCTGATGAGCTACGGGGCCGGCAGCGTAGGCTTGAATCTACAGTTCTGCGAGTATGTGTTCCTGTTCGATCGCTGGTGGAACCCGGCCATCGAAGACCAGGCCATCAACCGGGCCCATCGTATCGGGGCCGCTGGTGCCGTGACGATCAGCCGTTACCTGGCCGTGGGAACGATCGAGGATCGCATCAACAAGGTGTTGGAAGAAAAGCGAGAGCTATTCAACACCTTGTTCAGCGAGACCGGCGAACCGAAAAAGGTTGGTTTCTCGAAGGACGAGATCTTTGGACTATTCGACCTGCGAAGTCCGAAGGGACCGATTCGCTTCGCGGCGTAA
- a CDS encoding flagellar basal body-associated FliL family protein: protein MVRLIATVFFALLLFAGCSSSTNPDATAQDQEKPALPPQEIAIGDYAFRAYDPAANTQTRFDFSLAGLVEPDNLAGLQIELEKKKIRIRDRVMIVSRESTIEELEDPDLVMFRRRLLKEMNRLIEDGQLSDIYVSHFRVKTR, encoded by the coding sequence ATGGTACGCCTTATAGCAACCGTCTTCTTTGCTTTGCTCCTCTTTGCCGGGTGCAGCAGTTCCACCAACCCGGACGCTACGGCACAAGACCAGGAGAAGCCTGCCCTGCCACCGCAGGAGATCGCCATTGGGGACTATGCGTTTCGCGCCTACGATCCGGCTGCCAATACGCAAACGCGTTTCGACTTCTCGCTGGCAGGCCTGGTCGAACCAGATAACCTGGCAGGCCTGCAAATCGAACTGGAAAAGAAAAAGATCCGTATCCGCGATCGCGTGATGATCGTTTCCCGCGAGTCGACCATCGAAGAACTCGAAGACCCCGACCTGGTCATGTTCCGCCGACGGCTGCTCAAGGAAATGAATCGCCTGATCGAAGATGGCCAGCTGAGCGATATCTACGTGAGCCACTTTCGGGTGAAAACGCGGTAG
- a CDS encoding flagellar basal body-associated FliL family protein, translating to MLQPESSAGNWFPAWLKASWVRIAALAVLVFLVGCGKPYPQQERAAKDMPDALVPVEVDLGKFECTIPNDKTNSTIQIDFHAFAKMPRYKSQELEPLLESHQSRFRHDVLLRVRKFDRPTLNDPDLAQLREALLQAVNEILKENKIEMVGFYHFQFLEE from the coding sequence ATGTTACAACCCGAAAGCTCCGCTGGAAATTGGTTTCCTGCCTGGCTCAAAGCCAGCTGGGTGCGAATTGCTGCGCTCGCGGTGCTCGTGTTCCTGGTGGGCTGCGGTAAGCCTTATCCTCAACAGGAAAGGGCAGCCAAAGATATGCCGGACGCGTTGGTTCCGGTTGAGGTCGACTTGGGGAAATTTGAATGCACCATCCCCAACGATAAGACGAACAGCACGATCCAGATCGACTTCCATGCATTCGCCAAGATGCCGCGGTACAAGTCACAGGAACTTGAACCGCTGCTCGAGTCGCATCAGAGCCGTTTTCGTCATGACGTTCTGCTGCGAGTGCGAAAGTTCGATCGGCCGACTCTCAACGATCCCGATCTGGCGCAGCTACGTGAAGCACTGCTGCAGGCAGTTAACGAGATCCTCAAAGAAAATAAGATTGAAATGGTTGGCTTTTACCATTTTCAATTCTTGGAAGAGTAA
- the scpB gene encoding SMC-Scp complex subunit ScpB, whose protein sequence is MQRLEAILFLAKQPLTSRKLAQLANLADGTEARTLVRSLNKLYDAANRAFRIEELAGGYQLLTRGKFADWVRRVVGSDDPTRLSTPAMETLAIIAYRQPVLRADVEAIRGVNCGEIIRQLMDRDLVQIKGRSEELGRPFLYATSPAFLRTFGFRSLEDLPRKDEFRRFEAETDTSAASQVDDQKETSVTITLAPQSPAIDNDDLVAEGAATALLSPAQPSAQAPPIEDEEDELYEDDDGYDDEIPNEDEDEDDDDEDDYDEDWDEDYEDEDDEEEFEDEDDLEESDDEEGDWEEVEDDDWEDEEEEDFDDDDDEEDDWGDDEEE, encoded by the coding sequence ATGCAGCGGTTAGAGGCAATTTTATTCCTTGCCAAGCAACCGCTAACTTCCCGTAAATTGGCCCAGCTTGCCAACTTGGCGGATGGAACCGAAGCCCGTACACTAGTGCGTTCCCTGAATAAGCTTTACGACGCGGCCAACCGAGCGTTCCGTATCGAAGAGCTGGCCGGCGGTTACCAACTGCTGACTCGGGGAAAATTTGCCGACTGGGTTCGGCGGGTGGTTGGTAGCGACGATCCCACGCGATTATCGACGCCGGCCATGGAAACGCTAGCGATCATTGCTTACCGACAACCGGTCCTCCGGGCCGACGTCGAAGCGATTCGCGGAGTGAATTGCGGCGAAATTATTCGCCAATTGATGGATAGGGACTTAGTCCAAATCAAAGGAAGAAGTGAGGAACTGGGTAGACCCTTCCTCTACGCGACATCGCCCGCCTTCCTGCGAACGTTCGGATTCCGCTCCCTGGAAGATTTGCCTCGTAAAGATGAGTTTCGACGATTCGAAGCCGAGACCGACACGTCTGCGGCCAGTCAGGTTGACGATCAAAAGGAGACATCGGTGACGATCACACTTGCCCCACAAAGCCCTGCCATCGATAACGACGACCTGGTCGCCGAAGGAGCCGCTACGGCCCTTCTGAGCCCCGCCCAGCCGTCGGCCCAAGCCCCTCCGATCGAAGACGAAGAAGACGAACTCTACGAAGACGACGACGGCTACGACGACGAAATCCCCAACGAAGATGAAGACGAGGATGACGACGACGAAGACGATTACGATGAGGATTGGGACGAAGACTACGAAGACGAGGACGACGAGGAAGAATTCGAAGACGAAGACGACCTCGAAGAATCGGACGATGAAGAAGGCGACTGGGAAGAAGTCGAAGACGACGACTGGGAAGACGAAGAAGAGGAAGACTTCGACGACGACGATGACGAAGAAGATGACTGGGGCGACGACGAAGAGGAGTAG
- a CDS encoding DUF2314 domain-containing protein yields MPGKKKELVPLFMPSLSSILIYAEDEKGEPLSPDEVIRVRNNASCIMVSPARFKKMEKERGPDIDPENCWYEFQLLRRELGRKPDLDPGPKFNQMSSSDPEYQQTIVDAQNTLDQFRAMLPEDGSSMPNAMVKTTIEEGENRAFMWLMNAVCDGDDFTAMFFEVPQNFTEYAEGDYLRIAPQDVMDWMVNDEGTLHGGYSIRYQRARKPEGERAEYDEYIGVTRYA; encoded by the coding sequence ATGCCAGGTAAAAAGAAAGAACTGGTACCTCTATTCATGCCGTCCCTATCGTCCATTCTTATCTATGCTGAGGATGAAAAGGGGGAGCCCCTTTCGCCGGACGAGGTGATACGCGTGCGAAACAACGCGTCGTGCATCATGGTCAGTCCGGCCAGATTCAAGAAAATGGAAAAGGAACGCGGCCCGGATATCGATCCCGAAAACTGCTGGTACGAATTTCAATTATTACGACGGGAGCTAGGCCGCAAGCCGGACCTGGACCCCGGCCCTAAATTCAACCAGATGTCCAGTAGCGATCCTGAGTATCAACAGACGATCGTCGATGCCCAGAACACGCTCGACCAGTTTCGAGCCATGCTCCCTGAAGATGGCAGCTCTATGCCCAATGCCATGGTGAAGACGACCATTGAGGAAGGCGAGAATCGGGCATTCATGTGGTTGATGAATGCGGTGTGCGACGGAGACGATTTCACCGCCATGTTCTTCGAGGTGCCCCAGAATTTCACTGAGTATGCCGAGGGAGATTACCTGCGGATCGCCCCCCAGGATGTGATGGACTGGATGGTAAACGATGAAGGAACACTACACGGGGGCTACTCGATTCGCTACCAGCGTGCCCGGAAACCGGAAGGAGAACGGGCGGAATACGACGAATACATCGGCGTGACCAGATACGCATGA
- a CDS encoding DNA/RNA non-specific endonuclease, whose protein sequence is MAPNIFTKTAGRSAEAVDSGTMVRRGSHDPRPTGRGTDHPDAPDRELAELQDLGLDLIQLALDLAGIVDPTPVSDGASALLALGRGNWLDALISGASMVPYIGDLAKAGKLPRYLKSVNKAIDLAERSQKAATTLMPGIKKLKEVLDLIPTGANTYIDQMRRRVDRFVKSGTTGLKHLPDISGRFKFTKRETVDKVYQEASGRLGVPGTVKKHRSRSEQRKVSGGTGDDAGHLIGDRFGAPGDGRNLTAQHRYMNQNGTYRQLEDKWAEKLKEGTGIEVKITDVTKKGEDRPFMRKAEWKEIAPDGSESTHELLFMNAHSPTSRANRGIKPTVDSPQSGNVINVDFQNRRRMD, encoded by the coding sequence ATGGCACCGAATATCTTTACGAAAACCGCTGGCCGGTCGGCCGAAGCGGTCGACTCCGGCACCATGGTACGTCGCGGATCACACGATCCTCGTCCTACCGGGCGTGGCACCGATCACCCCGATGCTCCGGACCGTGAACTTGCCGAACTACAGGACCTAGGGCTCGATCTGATTCAATTAGCACTCGACCTGGCAGGGATTGTCGATCCGACACCGGTCTCGGATGGGGCCAGTGCCCTGCTGGCGCTTGGTCGTGGTAACTGGCTCGATGCGTTGATCTCGGGGGCCAGCATGGTTCCTTATATTGGCGATCTGGCCAAAGCAGGCAAACTTCCACGCTATTTAAAGTCGGTTAACAAGGCGATCGATCTGGCCGAGCGTTCCCAGAAAGCGGCCACCACGCTAATGCCAGGCATCAAGAAGCTGAAAGAAGTTCTCGACCTGATTCCTACCGGTGCCAATACCTATATCGACCAAATGAGGCGTCGCGTCGATCGGTTCGTGAAATCAGGCACCACCGGGCTGAAGCACTTGCCTGACATCAGTGGCCGATTCAAATTCACCAAACGGGAAACAGTCGACAAGGTTTACCAGGAAGCATCAGGCCGCCTGGGAGTCCCTGGCACCGTCAAAAAACACCGCAGCCGCAGCGAGCAGCGCAAAGTTTCCGGCGGAACCGGCGACGACGCGGGGCACTTGATCGGCGATCGCTTTGGTGCCCCAGGGGATGGGCGCAACCTGACGGCCCAACATCGCTACATGAACCAGAACGGTACCTACCGTCAACTTGAAGACAAGTGGGCTGAGAAACTGAAAGAAGGGACCGGCATTGAAGTGAAGATCACCGATGTCACGAAAAAGGGAGAAGACCGCCCCTTCATGCGGAAAGCAGAGTGGAAAGAAATCGCTCCGGATGGTTCTGAGTCGACCCATGAATTGCTCTTTATGAATGCCCACTCACCGACGAGCCGCGCCAATCGAGGAATCAAACCAACCGTTGATTCGCCGCAAAGCGGGAACGTGATTAACGTCGACTTTCAAAACCGCCGCCGCATGGATTAG